One window of the Salvia miltiorrhiza cultivar Shanhuang (shh) chromosome 6, IMPLAD_Smil_shh, whole genome shotgun sequence genome contains the following:
- the LOC130990005 gene encoding fatty acid amide hydrolase-like, whose amino-acid sequence MGIFKDNGVVYKAVDDVDLGPDSDEFYLRANVKAPRMAGLLVKVFVWLLESPILGGILLYFLKKNNLIHKLVSFAELQEEPLFVPLHPHHGNEEKETICVEAHAPPQEKVEEAVNCVNNEEEPTLPQPSFHRWTVLDYATAYKSGETTPTMVAERFIGCVRESSSEKQQMSFFINYCVQDILRQAAESTLRHQRGEPISVLDGVPVAVKDEIDCMPYPTTGGTKWMQKVRECRNDACCVRRLRLCGAIIVGKTNMHELGAGISRINPHYGAARNPYNRSKITGGSSSGSAAVVAAGLCPLALGVDGGGSVRLPAALCGVVGFKPTFARVPHQGVLPINYTIGMVGILAATVEDALIAYAAIAGGDSSHHSATTVPKVGLPLLKSANYMSADIKIARYREWFDDCTDDIKACCSNAVAKLSDKYGWKTVEVTIPEIEVMRLSHYTTIGSECSNAIKSYLQNVKKEEVGWDVRVGLAVYDSFYSNDYLNAQKIRRRQLQFHEKIFSIADVIVTPTVGVTAYTIKDDALKTGELDYINGAALVRYQIAGNFLGLPAVTIPVGYDSCGLPIGLQFIGKPWSESLLIYIASAMQALCISACKKPEVFYDLLTKE is encoded by the exons ATGGGTATTTTCAAGGATAACGGCGTCGTTTACAAGGCCGTCGACGATGTCGATCTCGGCCCCGACAGCGATGAGTTTTATCTCCGAGCCAATGTCAAAG cTCCTCGCATGGCTGGTCTTTTGGTGAAAGTGTTTGTTTGGTTGCTGGAGTCGCCGATTTTGGGAGGCATATTACTCTACTTTCTCAAGAAGAACAATCTAATTCACAAG CTCGTGTCGTTTGCAGAGTTGCAAGAAGAGCCGCTTTTTGTTCCTTTGCATCCGCATCACG GAAACGAGGAAAAGGAAACAATATGCGTAGAGGCCCATGCACCACCTCAAGAAAAAGTTGAAGAAGCTGTGAATTGTGTTAATAATGAAGAAGAACCTACGCTTCCACAACCTAGTTTCCATCGTTGGACGGTTCTTGATTATGCCACGGCGTATAAATCTGGGGAGACAACACCTACAATG GTGGCAGAGAGATTCATAGGTTGTGTTCGGGAATCATCAAGTGAGAAGCAGCAGATGTCCTTCTTCATCAACTACTGCGTCCAAGACATTCTTAGGCAGGCTGCAGAATCAACTCTTCGCCATCAACGAG GAGAGCCAATATCGGTGTTAGATGGAGTTCCAGTAGCTGTTAAAGATGAGATCGATTGCATGCCATATCCAACTACAG gaggaaCAAAGTGGATGCAGAAAGTGAGAGAATGTAGAAATGATGCGTGTTGTGTTAGGCGTCTGCGGTTATGTGGTGCCATAATAGTTGGGAAAACAAATATGCATGAACTCGGAGCTGGAATTAGTCGGATCAATCCTCATTATGG GGCTGCTAGAAATCCTTATAACAGAAGCAAGATTACTGGAGGATCTTCGAGTGGATCGGCAGCAGTGGTAGCAGCTGGATTATGCCCTCTTGCACTTGGTGTTGATGGAGGAG GATCTGTAAGGCTTCCTGCAGCTCTTTGTGGTGTGGTTGGCTTCAAACCAACTTTTGCTCGTGTGCCTCATCAAGG AGTTCTTCCCATAAACTACACAATTGGGATGGTTGGGATTCTTGCAGCAACAGTTGAAGATGCGCTCATCGC TTATGCAGCCATTGCTGGAGGCGATTCATCTCATCACTCTGCCACTACAGTG CCCAAAGTAGGTTTGCCCTTGCTCAAATCTGCAAACTATATGTCTGCTGACATCAAGATTGCAAGATATAGAGAG TGGTTTGATGACTGCACTGATGATATCAAGGCCTGCTGCTCCAACGCGGTTGCTAAATTATCTGACAAATACGGCTGGAAG ACTGTAGAGGTGACCATTCCAGAAATAGAGGTGATGCGGTTGTCGCATTATACAACAATCGGATCAGAATGTAGTAATGCAATCAAGAGCTACCTACAAAATGT GAAGAAGGAAGAGGTCGGGTGGGATGTGCGAGTAGGCCTCGCTGTATATGATTCCTTCTACAGCAATGACTATCTAAATGCACAGAAAATCAG GAGACGTCAGCTGCAATTCCACGAGAAAATATTTTCTATAGCAGATGTGATTGTTACTCCAACTGTTGG TGTGACTGCTTACACGATAAAGGACGACGCCTTGAAAACCGGTGAACTAGACTACATAAATGGAG CTGCATTAGTACGATATCAGATAGCTGGAAACTTTCTGGGACTTCCTGCTGTCACTATTCCT GTTGGTTATGATAGCTGTGGGTTGCCAATAGGGCTGCAGTTTATCGGGAAGCCATGGTCCGAATCTTTGTTGATTTACATTGCTTCTGCTATGCAA GCACTATGTATATCAGCATGCAAGAAGCCAGAGGTGTTTTATGACTTGCTCACCAAGGAGTAA
- the LOC130990004 gene encoding syntaxin-61-like isoform X1, which translates to MSSAQDPFYIVKEEIQDSIDKFLQTFHKWERMPSDSGERIHLTKEVLTGSESIEWQVDELDKAITVASRNPALYGIDQVELDNRRRWTSNARNQVKSVKNSVVTGKELNDTSTSNFSEMRRELMRLPNPHHADQSQKYSADNDDFISSESDRQLLLMRQQDEELDELSNSVQRIGGVGLTIHEELLAQEKIVDELGMEMDGTSNRLDFVQKKVGVVMKKAGAKGQIMMICFLLVLFIILFVLVFLT; encoded by the exons ATGTCGTCAGCTCAAGACCCTTTTTACATTGTGAAAGAGGAGATTCAGGATTCT ATTGATAAGTTTCTCCAAACCTTTCACAAATGGGAACGGATGCCTTCAGATAGTGGGGAGAGGATACACCTCACTAAGGAGGTTCTTACTGGATCTGAGAGCATAGAATGGCAG GTAGATGAATTGGACAAGGCAATAACTGTTGCATCTAGGAATCCTGCTTTGTATGGTATCGATCAAGTGGAGCTTGATAATCGAAGAAGATGGACAAGCAATGCTCGGAATCAG GTGAAAAGTGTCAAGAATTCAGTTGTAACTGGAAAAGAGTTGAATGACACTAGCACATCTAATTTCAGTGAAATGCGCCGAGAGCTTATGAGACTGCCAAATCCTCATCATGCTGATCAATCACAAAAGTACAGTGCAGATAATGATGATTTTATATCATCAGAATCTGATAGACAACTACTTCTCATGAG GCAACAGGATGAAGAACTAGATGAACTTAGTAACAGTGTGCAAAGGATCGGAGGTGTAGGGCTTACTATACATGAAGAGCTCCTTGCACAG GAGAAAATTGTAGATGAACTTGGCATGGAGATGGACGGCACATCAAACCGTCTTGATTTTGTTCAG AAAAAGGTTGGTGTGGTTATGAAGAAGGCGGGTGCGAAGGGCCAAATCATGATGATTTGTTTTTTACTGGTTTTGTTCATTATTCTATTTGTGCTCGTCTTCTTGACATGA
- the LOC130990004 gene encoding syntaxin-61-like isoform X2: protein MADELDKAITVASRNPALYGIDQVELDNRRRWTSNARNQVKSVKNSVVTGKELNDTSTSNFSEMRRELMRLPNPHHADQSQKYSADNDDFISSESDRQLLLMRQQDEELDELSNSVQRIGGVGLTIHEELLAQEKIVDELGMEMDGTSNRLDFVQKKVGVVMKKAGAKGQIMMICFLLVLFIILFVLVFLT from the exons ATGGCAG ATGAATTGGACAAGGCAATAACTGTTGCATCTAGGAATCCTGCTTTGTATGGTATCGATCAAGTGGAGCTTGATAATCGAAGAAGATGGACAAGCAATGCTCGGAATCAG GTGAAAAGTGTCAAGAATTCAGTTGTAACTGGAAAAGAGTTGAATGACACTAGCACATCTAATTTCAGTGAAATGCGCCGAGAGCTTATGAGACTGCCAAATCCTCATCATGCTGATCAATCACAAAAGTACAGTGCAGATAATGATGATTTTATATCATCAGAATCTGATAGACAACTACTTCTCATGAG GCAACAGGATGAAGAACTAGATGAACTTAGTAACAGTGTGCAAAGGATCGGAGGTGTAGGGCTTACTATACATGAAGAGCTCCTTGCACAG GAGAAAATTGTAGATGAACTTGGCATGGAGATGGACGGCACATCAAACCGTCTTGATTTTGTTCAG AAAAAGGTTGGTGTGGTTATGAAGAAGGCGGGTGCGAAGGGCCAAATCATGATGATTTGTTTTTTACTGGTTTTGTTCATTATTCTATTTGTGCTCGTCTTCTTGACATGA
- the LOC130990002 gene encoding probable aspartic proteinase GIP2, which yields MASPTLSIFIISSLLIVSSFSNAQPKPKAFTFPIRKDDATNQYYTTIQLGSNATTLNVGIDLGGNFLWFNSLDYFSAADTYRPILCGTKQCRIANGVGCIFCFLSPPVPGCTNNTCSDYSLNPFTGTQGYSGLGQDVLRVSSTRGAHYKLNDFPFQFSDPVLREALAAPTVGLLALGRTRVSLPAQLSSAFKISEKFALCIPSSGGNGNMIIGDEVYRKPFQQISEAIQTTPLLRNPVSTYGNEVTGNLSIAYFIDVRSIRVGETSLALNKTLLSINKRTGEGGTSIRTVRAYTSLHRSIYRAVVDEFVKAAAAKNIKRVASVAPFGACFDSRTITSSKTGGDVPTVDLVLQSSSVYWRFYGSNSMVRVGEGVMCLAFVEGPPNLTGPTTSIVVGGYQLENHLLEFDVSASKLGFSSTLLLSDTSCNQFGAA from the coding sequence ATGGCTTCTCCCACTCTCTCCATCTTCATAATTTCCTCTTTGCTCATTGTATCTTCTTTCTCAAACGCTCAACCAAAACCTAAAGCCTTCACTTTCCCAATTAGGAAAGACGACGCAACCAACCAATACTACACAACTATCCAACTAGGCTCCAACGCCACCACACTGAACGTGGGGATCGATCTCGGCGGCAATTTCCTATGGTTCAACTCCCTCGACTACTTCTCCGCCGCCGACACCTACCGCCCCATCCTTTGCGGCACCAAACAGTGCCGCATTGCCAACGGAGTCGGCTGCATCTTCTGCTTCCTCTCGCCTCCGGTCCCCGGATGCACCAACAACACATGCTCCGACTACTCCCTCAACCCCTTCACCGGCACCCAGGGCTACAGCGGCCTCGGCCAGGACGTCCTGCGCGTCTCCTCCACACGCGGGGCCCACTATAAGCTCAATGACTTCCCCTTCCAATTCTCCGACCCCGTCTTGCGGGAAGCCCTAGCAGCCCCCACCGTCGGCCTCCTCGCCCTCGGCCGAACTAGGGTTTCTCTCCCGGCGCAGCTCTCGTCCGCTTTCAAAATCAGCGAGAAGTTCGCGCTCTGCATCCCGTCTTCAGGCGGCAATGGGAACATGATCATCGGAGACGAGGTTTACAGGAAACCGTTCCAACAAATCTCGGAAGCAATCCAGACCACACCCTTGCTCAGAAATCCAGTGAGCACCTACGGTAACGAAGTTACCGGCAACCTCTCCATCGCCTACTTCATTGACGTCAGGTCGATCAGAGTTGGAGAAACTTCTCTAGCATTAAACAAGACACTTCTGTCGATCAACAAGAGAACCGGGGAAGGCGGCACCAGCATACGGACGGTGAGGGCGTATACGAGCCTGCACAGATCGATCTACAGAGCTGTGGTGGACGAGTTCGTGAAGGCTGCTGCAGCTAAGAACATCAAGAGAGTGGCGTCCGTTGCTCCGTTCGGCGCTTGCTTCGATTCGAGAACGATCACGAGCAGCAAGACTGGGGGCGACGTGCCGACTGTGGATCTGGTTCTGCAGAGCAGCAGCGTTTACTGGCGGTTTTACGGGTCGAACTCGATGGTGAGAGTCGGCGAGGGAGTGATGTGCCTTGCGTTTGTGGAGGGCCCGCCGAATTTGACGGGGCCGACGACGTCGATAGTTGTGGGAGGTTATCAGTTGGAGAATCATCTGCTGGAGTTCGATGTGTCAGCGTCGAAGCTAG